The following proteins are encoded in a genomic region of Oncorhynchus kisutch isolate 150728-3 linkage group LG4, Okis_V2, whole genome shotgun sequence:
- the LOC109889729 gene encoding stromal cell-derived factor 1-like, translating into MDLKLLAVMSVLAVATYVPFAQAKPISMMERCWCRSTVNTVPQRNIRELKFLHTPNCPFQVIAKLKNHKEVCINPETKWLQQYLKNALNKMKKAKQTN; encoded by the exons ATGGATTTGAAACTCTTGGCGGTTATGTCTGTGCTTGCTGTGGCGACATACGTTCCTTTCGCACAAG CTAAGCCTATCAGTATGATGGAGAGGTGCTGGTGTCGTTCTACAGTTAACACCGTCCCCCAGCGCAACATCCGAGAACTGAAGTTCCTACACACACCCAACTGCCCCTTCCAAGTGAT TGCCAAGCTGAAGAACCACAAGGAGGTGTGTATCAACCCCGAGACCAAGTGGCTGCAGCAGTACCTGAAGAATGCCCTCAACAA